TAACTTCTTTCATCACTGTTACTCATAACTCTTATATTACTATCCATGAAATAACAACAGTAACAACTACAGTTTTTAAGAACGTATATAATTCATCAGAGTTTTACATAGAAGAAATAATATTGTTATTAATAATATTAGGATTAGTTCTTTACTTATTGATTAGGAATAAAAAATAGAATTTATAAACGGATTTAAGAAGTATAATCTAGTTTATTAAACCTTGTGATTAAATTGATGTTGTGGAGGAGCTTATTAAGAAAGTTGAGGAAAAAAGCATCAATGTTGAAGACTTAATAATTTTAGCACTATCTAAAGTTGATCCAAACGAAGGAGTTAAAATAAGGTTAGAATTAGCTGAGAAGTATCTATTTGAGGCTAAGGATTATCTTTCTAAAGGAGACGTTATTCAAGCGTCTGAAAAGGCTTATAAGACAGCTGAAGAGATTGTCAAAGCGTTAACTGAAAAATCAACTTACCAGAATATTAACAAGCAATTAAAGAGGAGAGATGGTATACTTATAATCTTGGCCATGCTGCAGCAAAACTATCTTTAAAACTAGGTGACTGGGCTAAAGTGGGATAAAATTCAGCTTATGTCTTACATGTTTGGGGATTTATGAGGCTAAATTCTATTTGGATACTGTTAAAATAATGATCTCTGATGTAGAACGAATAATAAGAGAGGCTAGAAAAGTCATTATATCCTAATCTAATCTAAAAAGTAAAGACCTAACACCACTTATGGGATAACCGTATATATTTACTTATTACGTTAAAAATATATTAAGAAAGATCTCTCTTACTGGCTGAAAATTTCTTTTTGATAAGCGATATGATTAAGTTTGATTTTAAAGAGTATACTAATTCATTAGCAAATACTATATTATTTTTTATGGTAAGAGCATATTTCCTTGAGTACTATAAGTATTACTCGCAAGAATTATTTAATTAACCTAATTTTGATTATATTAAGTAAAATTATATAAAATTAAAATTTAAAGGTATCTCTCTAGATATTTAGATTAACAATAATAACGTTATTATATTTTTAATAAAAATAAAAATGCAGTATATTTAACACTAAAGTTATTTTTTGACTTTGGGCTACATCCTGATATTTAACTTTAATGTGTAATATCAATCTTTGTATTACTATAACGTATTTTTAATTTTCTATGCTTTATTGCTACAATATTTATTTCATCGAAGTTCAAATTGCATTCTTAATAAACAGAAGCAAATCTTTCTTTATATCTATTTTCAATATAGAATTCATTTATTTTCTAGTATTTTTATTAAAACATACCTATTTAATGATTTAGAAAATAAGTGGATAGTATATCCTTTCTATCTAGGATATAGTAAATAACTTAAAATCATTTTATAAAAATTTTTGTAATTGAAATTTTTAATTTTTTGTGAAAGTAGTATATTTGTATTTTATGAATTTAAACCTTTTGGCCAACTCTCAATATAAAAAATTTCATTAAACTTTGTTAAACTAAAAATTTACATATGAAGAATATTGTTATCATAGGTGGCGGAATAGGAGGAATGGGTGTTGCTACTACACTAGCTCAAAAACTCAAAAACGCTAATATAACTGTAGTAAACAAGGAGGATTTCTATTTTGCTGGCCCTAGCAGACCATTGATTTTAACTGGAGAGCAGAGATATAGTAGGATAATTAGAGGTTACGAAGAAGTTGGAAAATTAGGAATAAATGTAGTTATTGGTAATGTTTACAAGATAGACCCAGATAATAGAAAGGTGTACCTGTCAGATTCGTCTTTTAATTCCACTAGGGAAATTTCTTACGACTATTTAGTTTTGTCTCCAGGTATTGTTTTTGATGGTAGTAAAATAACTGGTTATGATAAGTACTGGTGGAAGAATACAACAGTCTATGATCCAGGAAGAGTTAATGTTCTTAAGCAAAGATTGTGGACAGCTGAAAAAGGAACAGTTGTAGTTTATGCACCTAAGGCACCCTACAGATGTGCTCCAGCACCAACTGAGACTGCGATGTTAGCACACACTATCCTTTCTTATAGGGGCGTTAGGAACAAGTTTAGAATAATTCACATAGATGCTAATGACAAAACACAACCACCAGTTATTGCTGATGTTATAAAACAGATTTATGAAAAAGCTGGAATAGAATTAGTTACAAACCAAGAGATAGTCGAAATTGGTGAAAATTATGTTGTAACAAAGTCTGGAGAAAAGTATAACTATGATATTTTAGCAATGCTTGAACCTAACAAAGTCCCAAGATTTATTGAAGAATCAGGTTTGGGTTCACCTTTTGCAGACGTTAGGAGTCCTCAAGATTTGAGAACTCCTAAATATGATGATATCCTAGTTGTTGGTGATGCTGCAAAGTTACCGTTCCCTAAGAACCAAGAAATAGCGTTTGAAAGCTCACAATTTGCTGCAAATAAGATCTTAGAAATGGAAGGAGTAAGTGAAAAAGTCTCAGTCCAATATGCATTCGTAGGCTGGGCTTATGTAGGTAATTTAGAAGGTAAATTAGAGACTTACAGTTTGCAGTTCCAGCTAGATTTAACTAAACAACCTCCAGCAGCTGCAAAAGATCCAGTAATGAAGAGAGAGTATACCCTACAGAAAGATAATTGGGAGCAAGCATATCTTTCAAGATTGTTTAACTATAAAGTCATTGAATAGAGAAAAGATATTTTTTTGTATAAATTCTCAGTTCTTTTAATTTCATTTTATCTATATTATCTATTATCTCTTCTATTTTCTTTCTATCAGTAGAAGGAAGAGAAGAGAAAATGTTTTCTCTTTCATTTTCACCTTTTTCAGTCAATTTTAATATTCCTTTCCTAGAAAAAATAAATTGATTTTTTATAAGAGATTCCAGCCTAGCGTTTATCCTATAACTATATATGAAGTAAGTTTTTCCCCATCTAAAAATAAATAATGGCTCTTGCACGTGAAACTTCTTACTCAAATAATCATAAATGAAAAATGAGGAGACGAATAACTTGTACTTATGAGTTTCTTGTAACATGGACATGAGTATTAAGTTGTCTAGTGTAAAATCATAATTTGCTGATTTCTCTTCAATAAACTTTTCACCGTGAGAAGCAATATATTTCAGTAAGTAGTAAGCAGATTCGCAAGAGCCATATTTCTCTATTTCTTCTATTGCCTCATTTATTAGTTGTAATATTTTCTGCATTTAATTTCTCCTCTAATTCGATTATACTTAAAATTATACCCGCATGAGGAAATGAATGAGGAAAATTACCTCTTGCCTCACAGTTTTTCTGATCAATATGCTCTCCTAGTAGCTTTAGTGAATTACTACATTTATCTAATTTCTCTAATAGTCTTATTGCATCTTCAACTTTGTTTAATCTAATATAAACTCTTGCCATCCATGGAGTTACTAAAGCAAACGGATGAACTACACTACCTAAGAAATCTTTTTTATATCTTAAATAAAGTCCATCCTCTATTTTTAATTCGCTTTCTATTCTTTTAAGTGTGTTTAAGAATATTTTATCATTAGCATCAACGAAGTCATATAATGGTAATGTCAATAATGCAGAATCAATTTCATCTCCGCCATAATATCTTACAAAACTCCCTTCTACTATACCGTGTCTCATTATGTCTTCTTTAATTTCATTAGCTACACTTTTCCATTCCTCTGCTTCTTTTTTATATCCTAATGCCTCAGCTAATTTATAAGCCCTATCTAACGCAACCCAAGACATGACTTTTGTATGTACATAATGTCTTGTTACTCCTCTCTCTTCCCAAATGTCT
The sequence above is drawn from the Sulfurisphaera tokodaii str. 7 genome and encodes:
- a CDS encoding FAD-dependent oxidoreductase; this encodes MKNIVIIGGGIGGMGVATTLAQKLKNANITVVNKEDFYFAGPSRPLILTGEQRYSRIIRGYEEVGKLGINVVIGNVYKIDPDNRKVYLSDSSFNSTREISYDYLVLSPGIVFDGSKITGYDKYWWKNTTVYDPGRVNVLKQRLWTAEKGTVVVYAPKAPYRCAPAPTETAMLAHTILSYRGVRNKFRIIHIDANDKTQPPVIADVIKQIYEKAGIELVTNQEIVEIGENYVVTKSGEKYNYDILAMLEPNKVPRFIEESGLGSPFADVRSPQDLRTPKYDDILVVGDAAKLPFPKNQEIAFESSQFAANKILEMEGVSEKVSVQYAFVGWAYVGNLEGKLETYSLQFQLDLTKQPPAAAKDPVMKREYTLQKDNWEQAYLSRLFNYKVIE